In Actinomycetota bacterium, one DNA window encodes the following:
- a CDS encoding FtsQ-type POTRA domain-containing protein, which yields MRTRTRRPAGPVVVPLRRRRWRPRLRTSLVALSLLTAAAAGAWFWTALHVRVAGVQTVPAQTVIEASGLRPGNRMVLTRLDSAARSVRSLPQVRTAHVRRVLPATLEIRVTERVPLVRLQARRDLAADSEGVFVPAQESMRLPTLSGWQGQPREGERLTGAGRTVLRAYSGFPGELRAMVSVIDVAPEVTLAAGRTKIRMGRPEQLHDKARAALAVLRDAAAKGTELEYVDVRAPRTPVARARAGTDPAAPGDTGGSGGAPPVASTPTPGARRR from the coding sequence ATGAGGACGCGTACCCGTCGTCCGGCCGGACCCGTGGTGGTGCCGCTTCGCCGCCGACGTTGGAGGCCCCGCCTGAGGACGTCTCTGGTGGCGCTGTCGTTGCTGACGGCCGCCGCCGCGGGGGCCTGGTTCTGGACGGCTCTTCACGTGAGGGTGGCCGGCGTCCAGACGGTCCCGGCCCAGACCGTGATCGAGGCGTCTGGTTTGCGGCCCGGCAACCGGATGGTGCTCACGCGCCTTGACTCGGCCGCCCGCTCCGTGCGGTCCCTGCCCCAGGTGAGGACGGCGCACGTGCGGCGGGTGCTGCCGGCGACACTGGAGATCCGCGTGACGGAGCGGGTTCCCCTGGTGCGTCTGCAGGCCAGGCGCGATCTGGCTGCAGACTCCGAAGGAGTGTTCGTCCCCGCGCAGGAGTCGATGCGCCTCCCCACGCTGTCCGGGTGGCAGGGCCAGCCCCGCGAGGGCGAACGCCTGACGGGGGCCGGACGCACGGTATTGCGCGCCTACAGCGGCTTCCCCGGCGAGTTGCGTGCGATGGTCTCCGTCATCGACGTGGCTCCCGAAGTGACGCTCGCCGCAGGCAGGACAAAGATCCGCATGGGCCGGCCCGAGCAACTGCATGACAAGGCCCGCGCCGCACTTGCGGTCCTCCGGGATGCGGCCGCCAAGGGGACCGAGCTGGAGTACGTGGACGTCCGGGCCCCCCGTACGCCGGTTGCGCGGGCTCGGGCGGGCACCGACCCTGCCGCCCCTGGGGACACCGGGGGCTCCGGTGGTGCCCCTCCCGTGGCTTCCACACCAACGCCGGGCGCCAGACGCCGGTAG